One part of the [Pantoea] beijingensis genome encodes these proteins:
- the glpT gene encoding glycerol-3-phosphate transporter translates to MLTIFKPAQHQPRVSDEHIDPHYRRLRWQIFLGIFFGYAAYYLVRKNFALAMPYLVEQGFSRGDLGFALSGISIAYGFSKFIMGSVSDRSNPRVFLPAGLILAAAVMLFMGFVPWATSSIMVMFVLLFLCGWFQGMGWPPCGRTMVHWWSQKERGRIVSIWNCAHNVGGGIPPLLFLLGMAWFNDWKAALYMPAFGAIIIALIAFALMRDTPQSCGLPPIEEYKNDYPPDYTDKAEEELTAKQIFMQYILPNKLLWYIALANVFVYLLRYGILDWSPTYLKEVKHFALDKSSWAYFLYEYAGIPGTLLCGWMSDKVFKGNRGATGVFFMILVTIATVIYWMNPAGNPGIDMACMIVIGFLIYGPVMLIGLHALELAPKKAAGTAAGFTGLFGYLGGSVAASAIVGYTVDYFGWDGGFIIMIGGCVLAVILLLMTMLSENKHKQTLQQLN, encoded by the coding sequence ATGCTAACTATCTTCAAACCCGCGCAGCATCAACCGCGTGTTTCAGATGAACACATTGATCCACACTATCGCCGCCTGCGTTGGCAAATATTTCTGGGTATCTTCTTCGGCTACGCCGCTTACTATCTGGTACGTAAAAACTTTGCGCTGGCAATGCCCTACCTGGTTGAGCAAGGCTTTTCGCGAGGAGATCTGGGGTTCGCTCTGTCCGGGATTTCTATCGCCTATGGCTTTTCAAAATTCATTATGGGCTCAGTATCCGATCGTTCAAATCCACGCGTATTCCTTCCTGCTGGTCTGATTCTTGCGGCAGCAGTGATGCTATTTATGGGATTCGTACCTTGGGCCACCTCCAGCATCATGGTGATGTTTGTTCTGCTGTTTTTATGTGGCTGGTTCCAGGGAATGGGATGGCCGCCGTGCGGGCGTACAATGGTGCACTGGTGGTCACAAAAAGAGCGCGGCCGTATCGTTTCGATATGGAACTGTGCCCATAACGTTGGCGGCGGCATCCCTCCTCTGCTCTTCCTGCTTGGCATGGCCTGGTTTAACGACTGGAAAGCCGCACTCTATATGCCTGCTTTCGGGGCAATCATCATTGCCTTGATTGCATTTGCACTGATGCGTGATACGCCACAATCGTGTGGTTTACCGCCTATCGAAGAGTATAAAAATGACTATCCGCCTGACTACACCGACAAAGCGGAAGAAGAACTCACAGCAAAACAGATCTTTATGCAGTACATACTGCCCAACAAGCTGCTGTGGTATATCGCTCTGGCCAACGTTTTCGTCTATCTACTGCGCTACGGTATTCTCGACTGGTCACCGACTTACCTGAAAGAGGTCAAACACTTCGCACTGGATAAGTCGTCCTGGGCCTATTTTTTATATGAATATGCAGGCATCCCCGGCACGCTACTGTGTGGCTGGATGTCGGATAAAGTATTTAAAGGTAACCGCGGTGCGACTGGCGTTTTCTTTATGATACTGGTCACTATCGCCACCGTAATTTACTGGATGAATCCGGCAGGTAACCCGGGTATCGACATGGCCTGCATGATCGTCATTGGTTTTCTCATCTATGGCCCGGTAATGTTAATTGGGTTACATGCGCTTGAGCTCGCGCCGAAGAAGGCAGCGGGTACCGCAGCCGGTTTCACAGGACTGTTCGGCTATCTCGGTGGCTCCGTGGCCGCAAGTGCCATCGTTGGCTACACTGTCGATTACTTCGGCTGGGATGGCGGCTTCATCATTATGATCGGCGGTTGTGTGCTGGCCGTAATTTTACTGCTGATGACCATGCTAAGTGAGAACAAACATAAGCAGACATTACAGCAGTTGAATTAA
- the yigL gene encoding sugar/pyridoxal phosphate phosphatase YigL, translating to MYHIVASDLDGTLLSPDHHLTPYTKETLKLLTKKGIHFIFATGRHHIDVSQMRDSLEIESFMITSNGARVHNTAGELIFSHNLDRDIAAELFATKYDDPDILTNVYRDDEWYLNRRHPDEEKYFQESIFTCRLFEPGMLDAGGVSKVFFTCDDADKLLPLEQAIQARWGDRVNVSFSFPTCLEVMAGGVSKGHALEAVSKMLGYSLNECISFGDGLNDKEMLLMAGKGCIMGNAHQRLKDLLPELEVIGSNADEAVPHYLRKLFLN from the coding sequence ATGTACCATATAGTTGCATCCGATCTTGATGGCACACTGCTATCACCTGACCATCATCTGACGCCCTATACCAAAGAAACGCTGAAACTACTGACGAAGAAAGGGATCCACTTTATCTTTGCAACCGGTCGCCATCATATTGACGTTTCACAGATGCGCGATAGCCTGGAAATTGAATCCTTTATGATCACCTCAAACGGGGCCCGCGTGCATAACACTGCAGGTGAGTTGATCTTCAGCCATAACCTCGATCGTGATATAGCGGCGGAGCTGTTCGCTACTAAATATGACGATCCCGATATTCTGACCAACGTGTATCGCGATGATGAGTGGTATCTCAATCGACGTCATCCGGATGAAGAGAAATACTTCCAGGAATCCATTTTCACCTGTCGTTTATTTGAACCCGGTATGTTGGATGCCGGAGGCGTTAGTAAAGTCTTCTTCACCTGCGATGACGCCGACAAACTGTTACCGCTGGAGCAAGCCATTCAAGCTCGCTGGGGCGATCGTGTCAATGTTAGTTTTTCATTTCCAACCTGTCTGGAAGTTATGGCGGGCGGCGTGTCCAAAGGCCACGCGTTAGAGGCCGTTTCTAAAATGTTGGGTTATTCATTAAATGAGTGTATTTCGTTCGGTGATGGACTTAATGATAAAGAAATGCTGCTAATGGCAGGTAAAGGATGCATCATGGGTAATGCGCATCAAAGACTCAAAGATCTGTTACCAGAACTGGAAGTCATTGGCAGTAATGCGGATGAAGCTGTCCCTCATTATTTGCGTAAGCTGTTCTTAAACTAA
- the rhtB gene encoding homoserine/homoserine lactone efflux protein: MTIEWWLTYLLTTSILSLSPGSGAINTMSTGISHGYRGAAASIAGLQVGLALHIILVGVGLGALFSQSLIAFEILKWAGAAYLVWLGIQQWRSAGAIDLNAVAKVTPRRRLFKRAILVNLTNPKSIVFLAALFPQFIIPHQPQTMQYLVLGVTTVIVDIIVMIGYATLATRIANWIKGPQRMKLLNRIFGGLFMAVGILLASARRMA, translated from the coding sequence ATGACCATCGAATGGTGGCTGACTTACCTTTTGACGACCAGTATTCTCAGCCTCTCTCCGGGATCGGGGGCAATAAACACCATGAGTACCGGTATCAGCCACGGCTATCGGGGTGCTGCCGCATCGATTGCAGGATTACAAGTTGGTCTTGCACTGCATATTATTCTGGTTGGCGTCGGTCTGGGGGCGCTTTTTTCGCAATCGCTGATAGCGTTCGAAATACTGAAATGGGCTGGTGCGGCTTATCTGGTCTGGTTGGGGATCCAACAATGGCGTTCCGCGGGTGCCATTGATTTAAATGCGGTGGCAAAAGTCACACCACGGCGTCGCCTGTTTAAGCGCGCGATATTGGTTAATCTAACCAATCCGAAAAGCATCGTTTTCCTGGCAGCGCTGTTTCCTCAGTTTATTATTCCCCATCAGCCGCAGACGATGCAGTATCTGGTGTTGGGCGTGACAACAGTGATTGTCGATATCATTGTAATGATTGGCTATGCCACGTTAGCCACACGCATTGCCAACTGGATTAAAGGGCCGCAGCGGATGAAATTACTCAATCGCATCTTTGGCGGACTTTTTATGGCGGTGGGTATTTTGCTGGCATCCGCACGAAGAATGGCGTAG
- the metR gene encoding HTH-type transcriptional regulator MetR, with the protein MIELKHLRTLQALRNTGSLAAAAAQLHQTQSALSHQFSDLEQRLGFRLFVRKSQPLRFTPQGEILLQLAEQVLPQIQQALQACHEPHQATLRIAIECHSCIQWLTPALDNFRQSWPQVVMDFKSGVTFDPQPALQQGELDVVLTSDILPRSGLHYSPMFDFEVRLVLAPDHPLAQQEQITPVDLANDVLLIYPVQRQRLDIWRNFLQPAGVSPALKSVDNTLLLIQMVAARMGIAALPHWVVESFERQGLVVTKTLGNGLWSRLYAAVRDGEQRQPVIEAFIRSSRQHACDNLPLVHDASRPGNPIPQPLSSPLL; encoded by the coding sequence ATGATCGAACTCAAACACCTGCGAACGCTGCAAGCATTGCGAAATACTGGCTCGCTCGCTGCGGCGGCGGCCCAGCTGCACCAAACGCAATCGGCGTTATCCCACCAGTTCAGTGACCTGGAGCAGCGCCTGGGCTTTCGTCTGTTTGTGCGCAAAAGCCAACCGCTGCGCTTTACGCCGCAGGGAGAGATCTTGTTACAGCTGGCTGAACAGGTGTTACCGCAGATTCAGCAGGCCTTACAGGCATGCCATGAACCTCACCAAGCCACCCTGCGTATCGCTATTGAATGCCATAGCTGTATTCAATGGCTGACGCCCGCACTGGATAATTTCCGCCAAAGCTGGCCGCAGGTGGTGATGGATTTCAAATCAGGCGTGACTTTTGATCCTCAGCCTGCGCTGCAGCAGGGCGAACTTGATGTAGTACTGACTTCTGATATCTTGCCTCGCAGTGGTCTACACTATTCGCCCATGTTCGATTTCGAAGTTCGGCTGGTACTTGCGCCCGATCATCCGCTGGCCCAGCAGGAACAAATTACGCCAGTTGACCTGGCGAATGATGTGTTGCTTATTTATCCAGTACAGCGCCAGCGTCTGGATATCTGGCGTAACTTTCTGCAACCCGCGGGCGTCAGTCCGGCATTGAAAAGCGTCGATAATACTTTACTGCTGATTCAGATGGTTGCCGCGCGTATGGGCATTGCCGCGCTACCGCACTGGGTAGTAGAAAGCTTCGAACGTCAGGGATTAGTTGTCACAAAAACACTGGGGAATGGACTCTGGAGTCGACTGTACGCTGCCGTGCGTGATGGTGAGCAGCGCCAACCGGTTATCGAAGCGTTTATTCGCTCTTCACGCCAGCACGCATGTGATAATTTGCCGCTGGTTCATGACGCCTCGCGTCCCGGCAACCCGATACCACAGCCGCTCTCGTCACCGCTACTCTGA
- a CDS encoding carboxylate/amino acid/amine transporter produces MALLIITTILWAFSFSLIGEYLAGQVDSWFAVLMRLGLAAMVFLPFLRWRGYPLFTLLLYMLVGMLQLGIMYLISFQAYLYLSVSEFLLFTVMTPLYVTLIYDLISGRGVRPGYALSALLAVLGAAIIRYDKVSDHFWYGLLLVQLANICFAVGMVGYKRLQETRPMPQHTAFSWFYIGAASVAIVAWLLWGNPDKLPVTGLQWGILLWLGVVASGLGYFMWNYGATQVDAGTLGIMNNMHVPAGLLVNLAIWQQQPHWPSFIIGATIICASLWVHKRWIVSQ; encoded by the coding sequence GTGGCATTACTGATTATTACCACTATTCTTTGGGCTTTTTCTTTTAGTCTTATCGGTGAGTACCTTGCAGGCCAGGTTGACAGTTGGTTTGCCGTACTCATGCGGCTGGGTTTGGCCGCAATGGTATTCTTGCCCTTTTTACGCTGGCGTGGTTATCCGTTGTTTACGCTGCTGCTGTATATGTTGGTGGGAATGTTGCAACTGGGGATTATGTATCTCATCAGTTTTCAGGCGTATCTCTATCTTAGCGTCTCGGAATTTCTGCTATTTACCGTCATGACACCGCTGTATGTCACGTTAATATATGATCTCATTAGCGGTCGGGGTGTACGTCCGGGGTATGCGTTGAGCGCGTTACTGGCGGTGCTGGGTGCTGCGATTATTCGCTATGACAAAGTAAGCGACCATTTTTGGTATGGTTTACTGCTGGTACAGCTGGCGAATATCTGCTTCGCAGTGGGTATGGTGGGTTATAAACGGCTGCAGGAAACGCGGCCTATGCCGCAGCATACCGCATTTTCCTGGTTTTATATTGGTGCGGCGAGTGTTGCTATCGTTGCCTGGCTGCTATGGGGAAATCCAGACAAATTGCCTGTTACCGGCCTGCAGTGGGGCATTTTACTGTGGCTGGGTGTAGTGGCATCAGGACTGGGATATTTTATGTGGAATTATGGCGCCACGCAGGTCGATGCCGGCACGTTGGGCATTATGAACAACATGCATGTCCCCGCAGGGTTGTTGGTCAATCTGGCGATTTGGCAGCAACAACCGCACTGGCCAAGTTTTATTATCGGTGCAACGATAATCTGTGCGTCATTATGGGTGCATAAGCGATGGATTGTCAGCCAGTAA
- a CDS encoding DUF1456 family protein: protein MTNNDVLRSVRYMLDLSDAQMVALLALADSDVSAEEMHAFLKKEEEEGFRACPDVIMGYFLNGLIFQRRGKSEEAPAPSIERKMTNNIMLKKLRVAFDLKATDITDVLQLADFSVSQSEIGAIFRKPGHKNYRECGDQILRNFLKGLTKKIRPTAEKKA from the coding sequence ATGACCAACAATGACGTGTTACGCAGCGTGCGCTACATGCTGGACTTAAGTGACGCCCAGATGGTCGCCCTTCTGGCGCTGGCAGACAGCGACGTGTCCGCCGAGGAAATGCATGCCTTTTTGAAAAAAGAAGAAGAAGAGGGGTTCCGCGCCTGTCCCGATGTCATCATGGGCTATTTTCTTAATGGATTGATTTTTCAGCGTCGCGGTAAGAGTGAAGAGGCACCAGCACCGTCCATCGAACGCAAAATGACCAATAACATCATGCTAAAAAAACTGCGCGTTGCCTTTGATTTAAAAGCGACCGATATTACGGATGTGCTACAGCTAGCCGATTTCTCAGTATCACAAAGCGAGATAGGTGCCATTTTCCGCAAGCCGGGGCACAAAAACTATCGGGAATGTGGCGATCAGATCTTAAGAAACTTTTTAAAAGGGCTGACGAAAAAAATACGTCCGACAGCCGAGAAGAAAGCCTAG
- the pldB gene encoding lysophospholipase L2 yields the protein MTKHQKGWLTRENAFAAFATGPLLDFWRRREEREFIGVANVPIRYVRFSSARHDKAILLVPGRIESYVKYPELAYDLFHCGYDVIIIDHRGQGRSGRLLQDSHRGHVVNFSDYVDDLEALYLTEIAAGHYRHRYALGHSMGGAVLALMLARQPQAFDAAVLASPMFGITLPMPNWLAKRILDWAERRPVIRDSYALGTGKWRVRSFSVNELTHSDERYRRNLRFYADDPGIRVGGPTYHWVREGVMAGQRIVNQAAEIVTPLLLLQAGEDNVVDNRAQDLFCTKMVEAGHPCDGGKPRVIAGARHEILFEKDNMRTEALDAIVDFYARHR from the coding sequence ATGACAAAGCACCAAAAGGGCTGGTTAACACGTGAAAATGCCTTTGCCGCTTTTGCCACCGGTCCGTTGCTGGATTTTTGGCGCCGCCGTGAAGAGCGTGAATTTATCGGCGTTGCGAATGTACCCATTCGTTATGTCCGATTCTCCTCGGCAAGACATGACAAGGCCATCTTGTTGGTTCCGGGACGCATTGAAAGCTATGTCAAATATCCTGAGTTGGCCTATGACCTGTTTCATTGCGGTTATGATGTGATCATTATCGATCATCGTGGTCAGGGGCGTTCGGGACGTTTATTACAGGACTCGCACCGGGGGCACGTGGTAAATTTTTCAGACTATGTCGATGATTTGGAAGCGCTCTATCTGACGGAGATTGCCGCAGGTCACTATCGCCACCGCTATGCGTTAGGGCACTCCATGGGGGGCGCTGTTCTCGCGCTGATGTTGGCTCGCCAGCCGCAGGCATTTGACGCGGCGGTGCTGGCATCCCCGATGTTTGGTATCACTCTACCGATGCCCAACTGGCTGGCAAAACGAATCCTCGACTGGGCAGAACGTCGGCCTGTGATCCGTGATAGCTATGCGTTAGGTACCGGCAAATGGCGCGTGCGCTCTTTTAGCGTAAATGAATTGACGCATAGTGATGAACGCTATCGCCGTAATTTGCGCTTTTATGCTGACGACCCAGGCATTCGTGTTGGCGGCCCCACTTATCATTGGGTGCGGGAAGGCGTGATGGCCGGGCAGCGTATAGTCAATCAGGCGGCAGAGATCGTCACGCCGCTCTTACTGCTCCAGGCGGGTGAAGATAACGTAGTGGATAACCGCGCCCAGGATCTGTTTTGCACCAAAATGGTGGAAGCGGGCCATCCTTGTGATGGAGGAAAACCGCGGGTTATCGCAGGTGCGCGTCATGAGATCTTATTTGAAAAAGACAATATGCGTACCGAAGCACTAGATGCCATCGTTGATTTTTATGCGCGGCATCGTTAG
- the rhtC gene encoding threonine export protein RhtC: MLMLFLTVAMVHLIALMSPGPDFFFVSQTAASRSRKEAMMGVLGISLGIIIWAGVALMGLHLLLQKMAWLHEIIMIGGGLYLLWMGWQLLRSACQQHRRPVSPEADVILPKKGRSFLKGFLTNLSNPKAVIYFGSVFSLFVGDDVGAGERWGLFLLIVTETFLWFSMVATIFALPTIRRGYQHLAKWIDGMAGVLFAGFGIHLILSR; the protein is encoded by the coding sequence ATGCTTATGCTATTCCTGACTGTGGCAATGGTGCATTTAATCGCGCTGATGAGTCCTGGCCCGGACTTTTTCTTTGTCTCACAGACGGCAGCCAGCCGATCGCGAAAGGAAGCTATGATGGGCGTGCTGGGTATTTCATTAGGGATTATTATTTGGGCTGGCGTGGCACTCATGGGGCTGCATCTGCTACTGCAGAAGATGGCCTGGCTGCATGAAATTATTATGATCGGCGGGGGCTTGTATCTTCTGTGGATGGGTTGGCAGTTGCTGCGTTCGGCGTGTCAGCAGCATAGGCGTCCAGTGTCACCAGAGGCGGATGTTATCCTTCCCAAAAAGGGTCGCAGTTTTTTAAAAGGCTTTCTGACTAATCTCTCTAATCCGAAAGCGGTGATCTATTTTGGCAGCGTTTTTTCCCTGTTTGTTGGCGATGATGTTGGTGCTGGCGAACGCTGGGGGCTCTTTTTATTGATTGTTACAGAGACGTTCCTTTGGTTCAGCATGGTTGCCACTATTTTTGCTTTGCCGACGATTCGCCGCGGCTACCAACATTTAGCAAAATGGATTGATGGCATGGCTGGTGTGCTATTCGCTGGCTTTGGCATCCATCTTATTCTCTCCCGCTAA
- the glpQ gene encoding glycerophosphodiester phosphodiesterase — protein sequence MKLKPMLAGMLLISACSALAETNGKIVIAHRGASGYLPEHTLPAKAMAYAQGADFLEQDLVMTKDNRLVVLHDHYLDRVTDVANRYPNRARKDGRYYAIDFTLAEIKGLKFTEGFDIKNGKQIQTFPGRFPINTSDFHIHTFEEEIEFVQGMNHSTGKNIGIYPEIKAPWFHHQEGKDIALEVLKVLKKYGYSGKSDNIYLQCFDFNELKRIKTELEPKMGMDLKLVQLVAETDWDETQEKQNGKWINYNYDWMFKPGAMKTLSQYVDGIGPDYHMLIAPGSTPDHIKLTTMAQEAHQNKLQVHPYTVRADQLPDFATNVNQVYDALYNKAGVEGLFTDFPDKAVQFLQQE from the coding sequence ATGAAATTAAAACCTATGCTGGCTGGGATGCTCTTGATTAGCGCATGTTCAGCACTTGCTGAAACGAATGGAAAAATTGTTATCGCGCATCGCGGTGCCAGTGGTTATTTGCCGGAGCATACGCTACCGGCAAAAGCGATGGCCTATGCGCAAGGTGCAGACTTTCTTGAACAGGATCTGGTGATGACGAAGGATAACCGACTGGTTGTTCTGCACGATCACTATCTCGATCGCGTGACCGACGTTGCCAACCGTTATCCCAACAGAGCCCGCAAAGACGGACGCTACTACGCTATAGATTTCACCCTGGCTGAAATCAAAGGACTGAAATTTACCGAAGGCTTCGATATTAAGAACGGCAAGCAGATACAGACGTTCCCGGGACGGTTCCCGATCAATACGTCCGATTTCCACATACATACCTTTGAGGAAGAGATCGAATTTGTTCAGGGTATGAATCATTCAACCGGTAAAAACATCGGCATCTATCCCGAAATTAAAGCGCCCTGGTTCCACCACCAGGAAGGTAAGGATATTGCGCTTGAGGTGCTCAAGGTACTGAAAAAATATGGTTATAGCGGTAAAAGCGACAATATCTATCTGCAGTGTTTCGATTTTAATGAACTAAAACGTATTAAAACCGAGCTGGAACCAAAAATGGGTATGGACCTTAAGCTGGTGCAGTTAGTCGCCGAAACCGACTGGGATGAAACACAGGAAAAACAGAACGGTAAATGGATTAATTACAATTACGACTGGATGTTTAAACCAGGTGCAATGAAAACGTTGTCGCAGTATGTGGATGGTATTGGACCGGATTACCATATGTTGATCGCACCCGGATCAACACCAGACCATATCAAATTGACCACTATGGCACAGGAAGCGCATCAGAATAAATTGCAGGTTCACCCGTATACGGTACGCGCCGACCAATTACCGGATTTTGCTACCAATGTAAACCAGGTGTATGACGCGCTTTATAATAAAGCCGGTGTAGAAGGATTGTTCACTGACTTCCCGGATAAGGCCGTACAATTTTTACAGCAGGAATAA